The genomic interval AGGTCCCTGGTGTTGAGGTGGTGATCCTTTATCCTTCGGGGAAAGTGAGCCCGGTGCAGGAAAAACAATTGACCACCCTCGGCAAGAACATAAGGGCGCTGGAAGTAAACGGAAATTTTGATGATTGCCAGGCACTCGTAAAAAAAGCTTTTGCCGATACAGAGTTGAAGAAAAGCCTTTTTCTTACTTCCGCCAATTCGATCAATGTTGCCCGCTGGCTTCCCCAGCAATTTTATTATTTCAGTATCTGGAGGCAATGGGCAAAAAAAGATACCCCTCCCATTATTTCTGTACCCAGTGGCAATTTCGGAAATATATGTGCCGGGATGTTGGCGCATCAGTCCGGGTTGCCGGTAAAACATTTTATTGCAGCCTGCAATGAGAATGATGTGGTCACCCGGTTTCTCCAGGACGGGGCATATCAACCCAAAACGGCGGTGCCCACTATTTCAAATGCGATGGATGTAGGCGACCCGAGTAATTTTATCCGGATCATGGAATTGTTTGATCAGGAAACTGAACCATTAAAAGATATCTTAAGCAGTTACCGGTTCACCGATGATCAAACCCGGAAAGCTATGGAAAGATTGTATCAGGAATATGGATATATGGCAGATCCACATGGGGCTGTTGGTTTCCTCGCCCTGGAAGCATACTGTCGGGAGCATGGTAAAATTGGATCAACTTTGAGTCAGAATTTCAATCCTTCATATCCAACAAATCCTGGTGTCTTTTTAGAAACAGCCCACCCGGTAAAATTTCCTGATGAAGTTGAAAAGGCGATTAAAAAAACTATCCCCTGGCCCGACTCTATAAAGGCCCTGGCTAATAAAGAAAAGCAGGCCGGGTTACTTGAACCTGTGTATGAAGGATTCCGGGATTATTTGCTCAGACACTCATAATCGGGGGTTCAGGATCATTTTGGCAATACGCGCTTCAATGATTGGTCTTTCCACTTCAAAATCCAATTTGATCTTCCACTTCTGGAGGGTGTTGACGCCAATGATCACCTCT from Chitinophagales bacterium carries:
- the thrC gene encoding threonine synthase, with the translated sequence MQFYSLNKKSNPVSFREATIAGQAPDKGLYFPEHIPVFEKDFFTSIEKRSDIETAFQVIRPYAGDSIPDAELYRIVEETLSFPIPLVKLSEDVYTLELFHGPTLAFKDVGARFMSRCLGYFSKERSEKVTVLVATSGDTGGAVADGFYEVPGVEVVILYPSGKVSPVQEKQLTTLGKNIRALEVNGNFDDCQALVKKAFADTELKKSLFLTSANSINVARWLPQQFYYFSIWRQWAKKDTPPIISVPSGNFGNICAGMLAHQSGLPVKHFIAACNENDVVTRFLQDGAYQPKTAVPTISNAMDVGDPSNFIRIMELFDQETEPLKDILSSYRFTDDQTRKAMERLYQEYGYMADPHGAVGFLALEAYCREHGKIGSTLSQNFNPSYPTNPGVFLETAHPVKFPDEVEKAIKKTIPWPDSIKALANKEKQAGLLEPVYEGFRDYLLRHS